Part of the Gemmatimonadaceae bacterium genome, TGGCGAATCGGGAGTTCCGCGATCGGCTCAAGCGACGCGCAAAGGCCGTCGACCTTTCTCTCGATCCCGCGCTCGCCGAGCAGCTCGAGGCCTACTACCAGCTCCTTGCCAAGTGGAATGCGAAGATCAATTTGACCGCGTTCCGTCTCACGCCATCCGGCGAAGACGACGCGATCGATCGGTTGTTGATTGAGCCGGTGATTGCCGCACGCTACGTTCCCGAGTCGGCCCGCACGCTGCTCGACGCCGGCTCCGGCGGCGGCTCACCCGCGCTTCCGCTCAAGCTCGCCATTCCAAGACTGCAGCTGCGAATGGTGGAAGTCAAAACCCGCAAGGCGGTGTTTCTGCGCGAAGCAGTCCGCACGCTT contains:
- a CDS encoding 16S rRNA (guanine(527)-N(7))-methyltransferase RsmG: MANREFRDRLKRRAKAVDLSLDPALAEQLEAYYQLLAKWNAKINLTAFRLTPSGEDDAIDRLLIEPVIAARYVPESARTLLDAGSGGGSPALPLKLAIPRLQLRMVEVKTRKAVFLREAVRTLGLRDAEVETARFEELLPRAELHESLDLVSIRAVRIETRTLLTLQAFLKTGGKILLFRGPGGLDLQASAPFPLTWMASYPLVDS